Proteins found in one Sporosarcina sp. FSL K6-3457 genomic segment:
- a CDS encoding alpha/beta fold hydrolase, producing the protein MKTEKFIKTTLEVVGFPFTLANMYVSKKNKVSEIGELVKIKDRVVHTVISEYEESTCTVILDAGLSCCSIDWCTIQPQLSKFCRVISFDRAGYGWSSATDQPYTSEDVVDDLSEILEKLQIKPPYILVGHSFGGLNMRLFASKHPSKVASLILIDAVHENRYLSSEWDTIRRKVHKKNLNTFKFGYLTSGLGLPKLLKLPVGRKQLPEPYQKYIKHIGYHPKSYEAVFKEFLYSEKSALQLVNSEPLNEDLSVTIISSNNIEATWIEHQKLFCNLTNNTSHIKTNNNHSIHLENPELVIETIRNAVRQLDDGVLAVI; encoded by the coding sequence ATGAAGACCGAAAAGTTCATTAAGACTACATTAGAGGTAGTTGGTTTTCCATTTACATTAGCAAACATGTATGTTAGTAAAAAGAATAAGGTAAGTGAAATAGGAGAGTTAGTAAAAATCAAAGATAGGGTCGTTCATACTGTTATTTCTGAATATGAAGAATCTACATGTACTGTAATACTAGATGCAGGATTGAGCTGCTGCTCAATCGATTGGTGTACTATTCAACCTCAATTATCTAAATTCTGTAGGGTGATTTCATTTGATAGAGCAGGTTATGGTTGGAGCTCTGCAACAGATCAACCATACACAAGCGAAGATGTTGTAGATGACCTATCGGAAATACTGGAGAAACTTCAAATAAAGCCACCATATATCCTAGTAGGGCATTCTTTTGGAGGCCTCAATATGCGATTGTTTGCTAGTAAACATCCAAGTAAAGTAGCATCGCTAATCTTAATTGATGCTGTTCATGAAAATAGATATTTGAGTAGTGAGTGGGACACTATTCGAAGGAAAGTTCATAAGAAAAACTTGAACACATTCAAGTTTGGTTATTTGACTAGTGGTTTGGGGCTGCCAAAATTATTAAAGCTTCCAGTTGGGAGAAAACAGCTACCAGAACCCTATCAGAAGTATATTAAGCATATAGGCTACCATCCAAAATCTTATGAAGCTGTTTTTAAGGAGTTTCTATATAGTGAAAAATCAGCTTTGCAACTCGTAAACTCCGAACCGTTGAATGAAGACTTATCCGTAACGATTATAAGTTCGAATAATATAGAAGCAACTTGGATAGAACATCAAAAACTTTTTTGTAATCTGACAAATAATACATCGCACATTAAAACTAACAATAATCATTCCATACATTTAGAAAACCCGGAATTAGTAATCGAGACGATAAGGAATGCTGTAAGACAGTTGGATGATGGTGTGTTAGCCGTTATTTAA
- a CDS encoding MBL fold metallo-hydrolase → MKKMRYENTDKSAGISTFKDLRQWRKERKSKQKDLSFQVPLVEKTEETFLQRNRMVPTITWIGHSTFLIQLDGLNILTDPVWAKRLGTDKRLTPPGLSIRDLPPIDIVLISHSHYDHLSYSSIKRLKGDPIFYVPIGLGQWFKRKGFSKTVEFNWWDEHQIAGLLIAFMPAQHWTRRTLTDTNHSHWGGWIVKDTSQTIYFAGDSGYFKGFHDIGDKYAIDYCLMPIGAYEPEWFMATQHVSPEDAIRAFIDTRSKVMIPMHYGAYRLADDTPKEALDRLLAEWDKRKLASEKLAIMKIGETIKIGTSST, encoded by the coding sequence ATGAAAAAGATGCGCTATGAAAATACAGATAAAAGTGCCGGTATTTCCACATTTAAAGATTTGCGACAGTGGCGAAAAGAACGCAAAAGCAAACAAAAAGATTTATCATTCCAAGTGCCGTTGGTAGAAAAAACGGAAGAAACGTTTTTACAACGTAATCGGATGGTCCCGACAATCACATGGATTGGACATTCCACTTTTTTGATTCAACTTGACGGACTAAATATCTTGACTGATCCAGTGTGGGCAAAACGACTTGGTACGGATAAACGATTAACACCCCCAGGACTGTCGATAAGGGATTTGCCGCCAATCGATATCGTCCTCATTTCACATAGCCACTACGATCATCTAAGCTATTCTTCTATTAAAAGGCTGAAAGGTGATCCAATCTTTTATGTCCCGATTGGACTTGGACAGTGGTTTAAACGAAAAGGATTCAGTAAAACTGTGGAATTTAACTGGTGGGATGAGCATCAAATCGCTGGATTATTGATTGCTTTTATGCCAGCACAACATTGGACAAGAAGAACGCTAACCGATACAAATCACTCACATTGGGGCGGTTGGATTGTTAAGGACACCAGTCAAACTATCTATTTTGCGGGGGATAGTGGTTATTTCAAAGGTTTTCATGACATCGGGGACAAGTATGCCATTGATTATTGCCTAATGCCGATTGGTGCATATGAGCCGGAATGGTTCATGGCTACCCAGCATGTTAGTCCTGAAGACGCTATCAGAGCCTTTATTGATACACGTTCTAAAGTGATGATTCCGATGCATTATGGTGCGTACCGGTTAGCTGATGATACACCAAAAGAAGCACTTGATCGACTGCTGGCTGAATGGGATAAAAGAAAGCTAGCTAGCGAGAAATTAGCGATTATGAAAATTGGAGAAACTATTAAGATAGGGACTTCTTCTACTTGA
- a CDS encoding ABC transporter ATP-binding protein → MKPTHIFQAEELVAGYDNKTVIEEVSLVIPSNKISVIIGANACGKSTLLKTLARLIKSTAGDITLDGKPIGKIPPKQLARVLGLLPQSPIVPEGISVADLVGRGRFPHQSLLGGWTKKDYEAVAEAMRIMNITELANRDIDELSGGQRQRVWIAMALAQQTDILFLDEPTTFLDITYQVEILDLLTDLNRKHGTTIVMVLHDINLSARYADYIFALRKGKLMAEGEPSKVITSTLVKDVFGLNCIVVKDPISDSPSVVPIGRHHVNHEHTS, encoded by the coding sequence ATGAAACCGACACATATTTTTCAAGCCGAAGAACTTGTAGCAGGCTATGACAATAAAACGGTTATCGAAGAAGTAAGCCTTGTTATCCCGAGTAATAAAATAAGCGTTATTATTGGAGCAAATGCCTGCGGAAAGTCGACACTTCTTAAAACACTTGCAAGGCTCATAAAATCTACAGCTGGTGACATCACTCTTGATGGAAAGCCAATCGGCAAAATTCCTCCGAAACAATTGGCACGCGTTTTAGGACTACTCCCTCAATCTCCCATTGTTCCAGAAGGTATTTCTGTAGCAGATTTGGTTGGACGAGGAAGATTTCCACATCAATCATTGCTCGGCGGTTGGACAAAAAAGGATTATGAAGCAGTCGCCGAAGCTATGAGAATTATGAATATAACTGAGCTTGCTAATCGTGATATCGATGAGCTTTCAGGTGGTCAAAGACAACGTGTCTGGATTGCAATGGCACTTGCCCAACAAACGGACATTTTATTTCTCGATGAACCGACAACCTTTTTAGATATCACCTATCAAGTCGAGATTCTAGACCTACTTACAGACCTTAATCGAAAACATGGTACTACAATTGTAATGGTTCTTCATGATATAAACCTATCAGCACGTTATGCAGATTATATTTTTGCGCTTCGTAAGGGAAAGCTTATGGCTGAGGGAGAACCGTCAAAGGTGATAACAAGTACATTGGTTAAAGATGTTTTCGGTCTTAATTGCATTGTGGTAAAGGACCCGATTTCAGACTCTCCTTCTGTCGTACCAATAGGACGACATCATGTTAATCATGAACATACTTCATGA
- a CDS encoding radical SAM/SPASM domain-containing protein, protein MKTFKKVYVEIISVCNLACSFCPPTIREAKIIKLDAFNDILDQLSPHTKYIYLHVKGEPLMHPRVDQLLDAAHAKGFKVNITTNGTLIKKNAKKLLGKPALRQINFSLHSFDGHEGSENREKYLGDILDFVREAKEYNTIISYRLWNLQQEHRNDLAKRRNRETLEILENEYSLDFKIEEKVQPGKGVKITNNVYLNQDHEFQWPSLLAPEDDGKGFCHALRSQAAILVDGTVVPCCLDGEGVMNLGNVKEKSFSDIIDGERANNIVDGFSRREAVEEMCRKCGFRQKFGV, encoded by the coding sequence TTGAAAACATTTAAAAAAGTGTATGTTGAAATTATAAGCGTGTGTAATCTTGCGTGTAGCTTCTGTCCACCGACGATTCGAGAAGCAAAGATTATCAAACTAGATGCATTTAACGATATTTTAGATCAGCTTAGTCCCCACACGAAGTATATTTATCTTCATGTGAAAGGTGAACCTCTCATGCATCCAAGAGTCGATCAATTATTGGATGCTGCTCACGCTAAGGGATTTAAAGTGAATATTACGACGAATGGAACGCTTATTAAAAAGAATGCCAAGAAATTACTAGGTAAACCAGCATTGCGTCAAATTAACTTTTCGCTACATAGTTTTGACGGACATGAAGGCTCTGAAAATCGGGAAAAGTACTTGGGCGATATTCTTGATTTTGTACGGGAGGCTAAAGAGTATAATACGATTATTTCATATCGCTTATGGAATCTTCAACAAGAACATAGAAACGATTTAGCGAAGAGAAGAAACCGTGAAACATTAGAGATTTTGGAGAATGAGTATAGCTTAGACTTCAAGATTGAAGAAAAAGTACAGCCAGGTAAAGGCGTGAAAATTACGAACAACGTCTATCTCAATCAAGACCATGAATTCCAGTGGCCTAGTCTACTGGCGCCTGAGGATGATGGCAAAGGATTTTGTCATGCGCTTCGCAGTCAAGCAGCTATTCTTGTAGATGGAACAGTTGTCCCTTGCTGTCTGGATGGAGAGGGCGTCATGAATTTAGGAAATGTCAAAGAGAAATCTTTTTCTGATATTATCGATGGAGAACGCGCCAATAATATTGTCGATGGTTTTTCGAGAAGAGAAGCGGTTGAAGAAATGTGTAGGAAGTGTGGATTTAGACAGAAATTTGGCGTTTAA
- a CDS encoding iron-siderophore ABC transporter substrate-binding protein, protein MNTKRRISLTALIISTVLMLLLVGCSDKQSGSTPIENSSESAETPTTETAATEEENSDYPIVIKHALGETVIESKPERIATVQWANHDIVLALGVLPVGFSAANFGVQDDSGLLPWTAKKLEELGVDAPNVFQDTDGLDFEAISDSNPDVILAAYSGITQEDYDLLNKIAPVIAYPTAPWATTWREQVTFNAAGMGMAAEGEQLIKDTEDMVNEKLSKYPQIKGKKVVWVNFSADDMSKIHIYTPVDSRVSFLHELGMVYPESVTEQITDPNSYSLSLSAENAEALYDADLLVGYGNDDLYQALKADSVFGKIPAIERGSVAFIESDTPLVAAGTPNPLSISYTIDEYLKLIGGAIDKLNE, encoded by the coding sequence ATGAATACAAAACGAAGAATTTCATTAACGGCATTAATCATTTCGACTGTGCTGATGCTACTACTAGTTGGTTGTTCAGATAAGCAATCAGGTTCAACACCGATTGAAAATTCTTCGGAAAGTGCTGAAACACCTACAACTGAAACAGCCGCTACTGAAGAGGAAAATTCCGACTATCCAATCGTAATCAAGCATGCGCTTGGTGAAACTGTAATTGAAAGCAAGCCTGAACGAATTGCAACAGTTCAATGGGCTAATCACGATATTGTTCTTGCCCTCGGAGTTCTACCTGTCGGTTTCTCGGCAGCGAATTTTGGTGTTCAGGATGATAGCGGACTTTTACCTTGGACAGCTAAAAAGCTTGAAGAGCTCGGCGTAGATGCTCCGAATGTTTTCCAAGATACGGACGGTCTTGATTTTGAGGCAATTTCAGATTCGAATCCAGATGTAATTCTTGCAGCTTACTCTGGTATCACACAGGAAGACTATGATCTTCTCAATAAAATCGCTCCAGTTATAGCCTATCCGACTGCTCCTTGGGCAACTACATGGCGTGAGCAAGTCACTTTTAATGCAGCAGGTATGGGTATGGCAGCAGAAGGCGAACAACTTATCAAAGATACCGAGGACATGGTTAATGAAAAGCTAAGCAAATATCCTCAGATTAAAGGCAAGAAAGTTGTTTGGGTCAACTTCTCGGCTGATGATATGTCTAAAATACACATTTATACACCTGTAGACTCTCGCGTCTCTTTCCTACACGAGCTAGGGATGGTTTATCCTGAAAGTGTTACGGAACAGATTACAGACCCTAACAGTTATTCCCTAAGTTTAAGTGCCGAGAATGCAGAGGCTCTTTACGATGCGGATCTATTAGTTGGCTATGGTAATGACGACTTATATCAAGCTCTTAAAGCCGACTCAGTATTCGGCAAAATCCCTGCAATTGAGAGAGGTTCTGTTGCGTTTATTGAGAGCGATACGCCTTTAGTAGCTGCTGGAACGCCAAATCCACTTTCGATATCTTATACGATTGACGAGTACCTAAAATTAATAGGAGGAGCTATTGACAAGTTAAATGAATAG
- a CDS encoding FecCD family ABC transporter permease, with amino-acid sequence MNSSSVLKVKQLRPHIPKNFALVLLICFILLGVCVFASLVFGSRMIGVNGVIDGLFHPSIDSYDANVVRKRISRTIFSLFCGAALGVSGALMQAVTRNPIADPSILGVNTGASLFVVCGIAFLNISSANQYIWLALAGAAITAIFVFGIGSMGRSGATPIKLVLAGAATSAALSSLVVAIMIPRSHVMDQFRFWQVGSVGSGTWDAIITFSPFLIIGALLAFLSAPALNALALGDDVATGLGVRTGVLRLVAALGAVLLCGAATALAGPIGFIGLLSTHVMRLLLGPDLRFVIPMSAISGAIILTISDVFGRLIGSPGELEVGVITAFVGAPLLILLAMRSKVSSL; translated from the coding sequence ATGAATAGTTCATCTGTTTTAAAAGTAAAACAGCTGCGCCCTCATATTCCAAAAAACTTTGCATTGGTTTTGCTAATTTGTTTTATTTTACTTGGCGTATGTGTGTTTGCCTCCTTAGTCTTTGGCTCTCGAATGATAGGTGTCAATGGAGTGATTGATGGTTTATTTCATCCCAGTATTGATTCATATGACGCAAACGTAGTTCGTAAGAGGATTTCCCGAACCATTTTCAGCTTATTTTGTGGTGCTGCACTTGGCGTTTCAGGGGCACTTATGCAAGCTGTCACTCGGAATCCGATTGCAGATCCAAGTATATTAGGCGTTAACACGGGCGCATCGTTATTTGTGGTTTGTGGAATTGCGTTTCTGAATATCAGTAGTGCGAATCAATATATATGGCTAGCTTTAGCCGGTGCAGCAATTACTGCTATTTTCGTATTTGGTATTGGCTCAATGGGGCGTAGTGGCGCCACCCCCATAAAGCTTGTTCTAGCGGGGGCTGCCACAAGTGCGGCCCTCTCTTCTTTAGTCGTTGCAATCATGATTCCACGCTCTCATGTCATGGATCAATTCAGGTTTTGGCAAGTGGGTAGCGTCGGCTCAGGAACCTGGGATGCTATTATTACTTTCTCTCCTTTTTTGATCATTGGAGCATTACTAGCTTTTCTTTCTGCACCAGCGCTGAATGCACTCGCACTAGGTGACGATGTTGCAACTGGATTAGGTGTCCGAACAGGAGTCTTGCGGCTTGTTGCGGCTCTTGGAGCGGTTCTTTTATGCGGTGCTGCTACAGCATTGGCAGGACCTATTGGCTTTATCGGGCTTTTATCGACTCATGTCATGCGTCTTCTTCTTGGCCCTGATCTGCGTTTTGTTATACCGATGTCCGCTATTTCAGGGGCAATTATTCTGACTATATCAGACGTATTTGGTAGGCTTATTGGGAGTCCTGGAGAACTTGAAGTCGGTGTAATTACAGCATTTGTAGGGGCTCCACTACTAATACTATTAGCGATGAGATCGAAAGTGAGTTCATTATGA
- a CDS encoding DUF1835 domain-containing protein, whose product MRILFFLLFSAKCLLKRESMSRCHLNKLRKTELIFIKTKVNDSFIYFLAEPNIVFVYHIETPQYVTILDFMDGLYKCETFEINHEDDFGAFDHRESQPIEGRGYFINQDSMNEMVEEINKHIQKVRQVKDQENHLGAVHIVTSESAAGSLRFGLKKPNTVIGFSDSFSIGPLWKLDEKAGQSFRTEWLAENINYENDDYEYENKVSNTLREIEDIANHIPIYIWYGNNANEQTALRFYLYLFRDKTNEIFLVNTTELYERYNTSIEEPPIFYTSQMDSEILRTFYVSNKDNRPLADNKRRQFHREWEKLAQTKDVLRLWIDDKIQGVPESYYDPLILETLEKLHDQQGTKDFIKTGNVLGEIVDRMDVRIDIFFLEYRIRYLVYSGALGLKGIPKSMRHYSVKLR is encoded by the coding sequence ATGCGAATCTTGTTCTTTTTGTTGTTCAGTGCCAAATGCTTATTAAAACGTGAAAGTATGAGCAGATGTCACCTCAACAAATTACGAAAAACGGAGCTGATTTTCATTAAAACGAAAGTCAATGATTCATTTATCTACTTTCTAGCGGAACCGAATATTGTTTTTGTTTATCACATCGAAACACCACAATATGTAACAATATTGGATTTTATGGATGGCTTATATAAGTGCGAGACGTTTGAAATCAATCATGAAGACGATTTTGGGGCGTTCGACCATCGAGAAAGTCAGCCGATTGAAGGAAGAGGATATTTTATCAATCAAGATAGTATGAACGAGATGGTAGAAGAAATCAATAAACATATTCAGAAGGTACGACAGGTAAAGGACCAAGAGAATCATTTAGGTGCAGTTCATATCGTTACTTCAGAATCTGCAGCGGGTTCTTTAAGATTTGGACTTAAAAAACCTAATACAGTTATTGGATTTTCAGACTCTTTTTCGATTGGACCATTGTGGAAATTAGACGAAAAGGCGGGTCAAAGCTTCCGCACAGAATGGCTAGCAGAAAATATTAACTATGAGAACGATGATTATGAATATGAAAATAAAGTGAGCAATACATTGCGTGAGATTGAAGATATAGCCAATCATATTCCAATCTATATTTGGTATGGCAATAATGCAAATGAACAAACAGCTCTTCGTTTTTACCTCTATTTATTTCGAGATAAGACAAATGAGATTTTTCTTGTGAACACTACGGAACTTTATGAGAGATATAATACATCTATAGAAGAACCACCTATTTTCTATACTAGTCAAATGGATTCGGAAATTTTAAGAACATTTTATGTGAGTAATAAAGATAACAGACCATTGGCTGATAACAAGCGTCGTCAATTTCATCGAGAATGGGAAAAGCTTGCCCAAACGAAGGATGTTTTGCGTTTATGGATAGATGATAAAATTCAAGGTGTACCAGAATCTTATTATGATCCACTTATCCTTGAAACTCTGGAAAAACTACATGACCAGCAAGGAACGAAAGATTTTATCAAAACTGGAAACGTACTTGGAGAAATAGTAGATAGAATGGATGTGCGTATTGATATTTTCTTTTTAGAATATCGGATTCGGTATTTAGTCTACAGCGGGGCACTTGGGTTAAAAGGAATTCCCAAATCAATGAGGCACTACAGTGTGAAACTTCGGTGA
- a CDS encoding Fic family protein: MFKEIDEKKNLLDSKRPLSSHTLKSLREKLLLEWTYHSNAIEGNTLTLKETKVVLEGITVGGKTMREHLEVINHREAILYVEEIVGQGEPLTEWQIKNLQRLILKGIDDEYAGQYRDQQVFISGAVHVPPASLQIQEKMEGLMKWHDGAAQKLHPVERAAMLHVIFVGIHPFIDGNGRTARLLLNLELMKAGFPPIIIKTENRLAYYDALDKAHTTDDYFDFIELIKTEVNHTLDLYVSVAG; this comes from the coding sequence ATGTTCAAAGAAATTGATGAGAAAAAGAATTTATTGGATAGTAAACGGCCTTTATCTTCCCACACATTGAAAAGCCTTAGAGAAAAACTATTATTGGAGTGGACCTATCATTCCAATGCGATTGAAGGCAATACGCTAACGTTAAAAGAGACAAAAGTTGTTCTTGAGGGCATTACAGTGGGTGGAAAAACAATGAGAGAACACCTTGAAGTGATTAATCATCGGGAAGCAATTTTGTATGTAGAAGAAATCGTTGGGCAGGGTGAACCGCTTACGGAATGGCAAATTAAAAATTTGCAACGGCTTATCCTGAAAGGAATTGACGATGAATACGCAGGCCAATATCGAGACCAACAAGTATTTATCTCCGGTGCAGTACATGTTCCGCCAGCATCATTACAGATACAAGAGAAGATGGAAGGGCTCATGAAGTGGCATGACGGTGCGGCGCAAAAATTACATCCTGTAGAGCGAGCTGCTATGCTTCATGTGATATTTGTAGGTATTCACCCGTTTATAGATGGTAACGGACGTACCGCTAGACTGCTACTTAATTTAGAGCTTATGAAAGCTGGATTTCCACCAATCATTATCAAAACAGAAAATCGACTTGCCTACTACGATGCACTCGACAAAGCACATACGACAGATGATTACTTCGATTTCATTGAACTAATCAAAACAGAAGTCAATCATACACTCGATTTGTATGTAAGTGTCGCTGGCTAG
- a CDS encoding aminoglycoside phosphotransferase family protein yields MISPIGIVDWVEKNEMMDELLNREDTLTTEPMDHGFEAEVMKICSDKDSFVLKVWNKNSKPNISFQYHLLNILFEQGLAVSKPFGWGINPNGDQVLLTTFDGMPVLNVNKKKMMEIANILSKIHQVKVGEVENIQVPKRDFIDYFFPGVREHADINNALISLVQITQINQEHIIHGDFHLRNILEKNDRYIVIDWTNGQLGDPRYDFAWSLTLLKIYVSENSANVFCSAYLLKNEIPKKELEIFEALACLRWILLHRSGGVPKEPNTIKRVRGLLTNNPFIKEFEFTI; encoded by the coding sequence TTGATAAGTCCTATAGGGATAGTAGATTGGGTAGAGAAAAATGAAATGATGGATGAATTGTTAAATCGAGAAGATACCTTAACGACTGAACCGATGGATCATGGATTTGAAGCCGAGGTCATGAAGATATGTTCAGATAAAGATAGCTTTGTATTGAAAGTGTGGAATAAGAACTCTAAACCTAATATTAGCTTCCAATATCATTTATTGAATATCCTATTTGAACAAGGATTAGCAGTCTCTAAACCATTTGGTTGGGGGATAAATCCGAACGGGGATCAGGTGTTGTTAACAACATTTGATGGAATGCCGGTTCTGAATGTGAATAAAAAGAAAATGATGGAGATTGCGAACATCCTATCAAAAATACATCAGGTTAAGGTCGGAGAAGTTGAGAATATTCAAGTTCCTAAGCGCGATTTCATCGACTACTTTTTTCCTGGAGTAAGAGAACACGCCGACATAAATAATGCTTTGATTTCTCTCGTTCAAATAACCCAAATCAATCAAGAACATATTATTCATGGTGATTTTCATCTAAGAAATATATTGGAGAAAAATGACCGATACATCGTAATCGATTGGACGAACGGACAATTAGGGGATCCCAGATATGATTTCGCCTGGTCACTTACTTTGTTGAAAATATACGTCTCTGAGAATTCCGCAAATGTGTTTTGTTCTGCTTATCTACTGAAAAATGAAATTCCAAAGAAAGAGCTTGAGATTTTTGAGGCGTTGGCTTGCCTCAGATGGATTTTGCTTCATAGAAGCGGTGGTGTACCCAAAGAACCGAACACAATAAAGAGAGTAAGAGGTCTACTAACAAATAATCCATTCATAAAAGAATTTGAGTTTACAATATAA
- a CDS encoding M48 family metallopeptidase, whose protein sequence is MKVIIENEMITCNVQYGKRKKLSIHIDQFGFITVKAPKGTSEEVIVSVIESKGKWILEKIHAIGVAKETPKAREYHADGKFLYLGTERFLHELIEINELDEETLKRNLKRFYINSCKSVIEERVKIYQKQLKVNPKMIEIIESKAKWGSCSSDRNLAFNYRLAMAPIDVIDYVVIHELCHIHHMNHDRSFWRRVGSIMPDYKEKEAYLARYGHLMLL, encoded by the coding sequence CTGAAAGTTATAATTGAAAATGAAATGATTACGTGTAATGTTCAATATGGCAAGCGAAAGAAGTTATCCATTCATATAGATCAGTTTGGTTTTATAACCGTGAAAGCTCCCAAAGGTACAAGCGAAGAAGTGATTGTCAGTGTAATTGAAAGTAAAGGGAAATGGATACTTGAGAAAATCCATGCAATTGGTGTTGCAAAGGAAACCCCAAAGGCTAGGGAGTATCACGCTGACGGGAAGTTCTTATATCTTGGAACTGAACGTTTTCTCCATGAATTAATTGAAATAAATGAATTAGATGAAGAGACGCTTAAAAGAAATCTCAAGAGATTTTATATCAACAGCTGTAAGAGTGTTATAGAGGAACGGGTAAAAATCTATCAAAAACAACTAAAAGTAAACCCGAAAATGATTGAAATCATCGAGTCTAAGGCAAAGTGGGGGAGTTGTAGTTCGGATCGAAATCTAGCCTTTAATTATCGGCTGGCAATGGCCCCAATTGACGTCATTGATTATGTAGTTATCCATGAACTATGTCATATCCATCATATGAATCATGATCGTTCATTTTGGAGACGCGTGGGGAGCATTATGCCAGATTATAAAGAGAAGGAAGCGTATTTAGCGAGGTATGGGCATTTAATGTTGCTATAA
- a CDS encoding FecCD family ABC transporter permease gives MKNEAVEFIIAGRRQRQRRWILITGLLTILACILCCAMLLLGNTIYPVRDVIRALSGEQLQGVSFAVTTIRLPRMLAGLFAGLAFGIAGDIFQTMLRNPLANPNVIGITTGSSAAAVFCIVVLHASGAVVSIASVVAGLATVIIIYLLSRGKSFSVGRLILIGIGIQAMLNAVISYLLLIGAEQDIPAALRWLSGSLNGSQMHELPPLVLSVLVFSPIVIMLGKRLSILELGEQSATSLGVNTDRTRIMLIVSSVCMISLATATTGPIAFVSFLAGPIAKRLVGTGFSNIIPAGLVGANLVLAADLIGQFAFEVRFPVGIITGIIGAPYLIYLLVRMNRKGEL, from the coding sequence ATGAAAAATGAAGCTGTCGAGTTTATTATAGCGGGTAGACGTCAAAGACAACGCCGATGGATACTAATTACCGGCCTTCTTACAATACTTGCCTGCATTCTTTGCTGTGCCATGCTTTTACTGGGGAACACCATTTATCCAGTGCGAGATGTCATCCGAGCACTTTCCGGGGAGCAACTCCAAGGTGTCTCCTTTGCAGTTACTACTATACGTCTGCCAAGAATGCTGGCAGGTCTTTTTGCTGGACTTGCTTTCGGGATTGCTGGAGACATCTTCCAGACGATGCTGCGTAACCCACTTGCGAATCCGAATGTAATCGGTATTACTACTGGCTCAAGTGCAGCGGCTGTGTTTTGCATAGTCGTGCTGCATGCAAGTGGAGCTGTTGTCTCCATTGCTTCGGTGGTTGCTGGTCTTGCCACCGTTATAATCATTTATCTATTATCCAGAGGAAAATCATTTTCCGTTGGGCGATTAATCCTTATTGGTATAGGCATACAAGCTATGCTTAACGCCGTAATATCCTATCTATTACTCATTGGCGCAGAACAAGATATTCCAGCAGCACTCAGATGGCTTAGCGGCAGCCTCAATGGCTCTCAAATGCATGAGCTTCCACCTCTTGTACTATCCGTGCTTGTCTTTTCGCCTATCGTTATCATGTTAGGAAAACGTCTAAGTATATTGGAGCTTGGGGAACAGTCCGCCACTTCTCTCGGAGTGAATACGGACAGGACAAGAATTATGCTTATTGTCAGTTCCGTCTGCATGATTTCTCTTGCTACTGCTACCACAGGCCCAATCGCGTTTGTTTCCTTCCTTGCCGGTCCAATCGCAAAAAGACTAGTCGGAACTGGCTTCTCTAATATAATTCCAGCAGGGCTTGTTGGCGCTAATTTAGTGTTGGCGGCAGATTTAATCGGACAATTTGCTTTTGAGGTTAGATTCCCGGTAGGCATCATAACTGGAATAATTGGAGCGCCGTATCTGATCTACTTACTAGTCCGAATGAATCGAAAGGGAGAATTATAA